The Longimicrobium sp. genomic sequence TGCAGGCGCGGGTGATGGAGGCGTTCAAGCCGCCGATCCGCGTGGTCGTTCCCGGCACCGTGTACCGCCGCGACCCGTTCGACGCCAGCCACGCGCCCGGCTTCGAGCAGCTGGAGGGGCTGGCCGTGGACGAGGGGATCACCTTCGCCGACTTCAAGGCCACGATCACCGCGTTCGTGCACCGCTTCTTCGGCGGCGCGGTGCCGGTTCGCTTCCGCCCCAGCTTCTTCCCCTTCACCGAGCCCTCGGCGGAGGTGGACGTGCGCTGCCAGATCTGCGGCGGCAGCGGGTGCCCGGCGTGCAAGCACACGGGGTGGATGGAGATCATGGGGAGCGGGATGGTGCACCCCAACGTCTTCACCGCCTGCGGCTACGACCCGGAGCGCTACACCGGCTACGCCTTCGGCATGGGCCCCGGCCGCATCGCCATGCAGCGCTACGGCGTGACCGACATCCGCATGTGGTACGAGGACGACATGCGGTTCCTGGGACAGTTCACATAAACGAAGTGCCAAGTTCCAAGTGCCAAGTGCCTGGTGGGTTCGATCGCACCAGGCGCTTGCGCACAGACCGGGCACTCTCACGTAGTTACTTGGCACTAGGCACTCCGCACTAGGCACTGATTCCGTGGACGTATCCTACCGCTGGCTGAAGGCGCTCGCGCCGGGAATCGTGGGGACGCCGCGCGAGGTGGCGGACCGGCTGGCCATGCTCGGCGCGCCGGTCGACGAGATCGTGGACCTGGGCGGCGAGATCGGCGACGTGGTGATCGCGCGCGTCACCGATCTCCGCCAGCACCCCAACGCCGACCGCCTCCGCATCGCCACCGTGGACGCCGGCAACGGCGAGGCGCTGCAGGTGGTCTGCGGCGCGCCCAACGTGGAGGCGGGCGGGCTGTATCCGTTCGCTCCCATCGGCGCGACGCTGCCGGGGGGGATGGAGATCAGGAAGGCGAAGCTGCGCGGCGAAGAGTCGCAGGGGATGCTCTGCTCCGCGCGCGAGCTGGGGCTGGGGCGCGACCACAGCGGGCTGATGACGCTGGGCGCCGATCATCGCCCCGGCGAGCGCTTCCGCGAGGCGCTGGGGCTGGACGACTGGCGGCTGGTGATCGACGTCACCCCCAACCGCGGCGAGCTGCTCTCCCACGTAGGCGTGGCGCGCGAGCTGGCGCCCGAGGGGGTGGACGGCATCGCCCTGCCGAAGTTCCCCAACGCGCCGAAGGTGAAGCTCCCCTGCGCCTCCGCGCGCCGCGAGGGCGAGTGCGGCGCCATCCACGTGGAGATCGACGACCCGGAAGGGTGCCCGCGCTACATGGGCGCCATCGTCCAGGGCGTGAAGGTCGGCCCGTCTCCCGAGTGGCTGGCCACGCGGCTGCGGGCGGTGGGGCAGCGGCCCATCAACAACGTGGTGGACGCCACCAACTACGTGCTGCAGGAGCTGGGGCAGCCGCTGCACGCCTTCGACCTGGCGAAGCTCGCGGGCGAGGAGGTCCGCATCCGCCGCGCCGCGCCCGGCGAGACGCTGCGCACGCTGGACGGAATCGACCGCGCGCTGGAGGCGGCGGATCTCGTCATCGCCGACGCGCAGCGCGCCGTCGCCCTCGCGGGGATCATGGGCGGCGAGAACAGCGAGGTGGGGGATGCGACGACCTCCATCTTCCTGGAGTGCGCGCTCTTCGAACAGAAGACGGTGCGGAAGACGGCGCGCCGCCTGGGGCTCTCCACCGATGCCAGCTACCGCTTCGAGCGCGGCGTCGATCCCGAGGGCCAGCCCGAGGCGCTGGTGCGGGTGATCGAGCTGATCCTGGCGGTCGCGGGCGGGCGCGTGGTCGCCGCCATCGACGTCGATCCGCGCCCGTTCGAGCGCCCGGTGATCGCCGTGCGCCCCGAGCGGGTGGGGCGCGTGCTGGGCGTGCACATCGACGCGGCCGAGATCGACCGGCTGCTGGACCCGCTCGGCTTCGAGGTGAAGAAGTCGCAGCCCGTGCGCGTCACCGTTCCCGGCTACCGCTACGACGTGCGCACCGAGATCGACGTGATCGAGGAGATCGCGCGGCGCCGCGGCTACGGCTCGTTCGCCGACGCGCTGCTCCCGTTCCGCCCCTCCGCCGTCCCCGAGGACCCGTCGGTGGCCGTCGTCCGGCGGCTGCGCGGCCTGTTCGTACGCTGGGG encodes the following:
- the pheT gene encoding phenylalanine--tRNA ligase subunit beta; this encodes MDVSYRWLKALAPGIVGTPREVADRLAMLGAPVDEIVDLGGEIGDVVIARVTDLRQHPNADRLRIATVDAGNGEALQVVCGAPNVEAGGLYPFAPIGATLPGGMEIRKAKLRGEESQGMLCSARELGLGRDHSGLMTLGADHRPGERFREALGLDDWRLVIDVTPNRGELLSHVGVARELAPEGVDGIALPKFPNAPKVKLPCASARREGECGAIHVEIDDPEGCPRYMGAIVQGVKVGPSPEWLATRLRAVGQRPINNVVDATNYVLQELGQPLHAFDLAKLAGEEVRIRRAAPGETLRTLDGIDRALEAADLVIADAQRAVALAGIMGGENSEVGDATTSIFLECALFEQKTVRKTARRLGLSTDASYRFERGVDPEGQPEALVRVIELILAVAGGRVVAAIDVDPRPFERPVIAVRPERVGRVLGVHIDAAEIDRLLDPLGFEVKKSQPVRVTVPGYRYDVRTEIDVIEEIARRRGYGSFADALLPFRPSAVPEDPSVAVVRRLRGLFVRWGFLEALTLPFTAETPGSARVLNPLSQEDAFLRTALAGSLLRRVEHNFAHGVRDVRLFEIATVFRAPEHGGAPGEERRIAAAFSGARAPTHWSGQAGTFDVYDLKALFEDLAAEYPGARVETGEAGGVPGFQLVTDAGTVGWAWQAPEGAVDAPAWAAPVLVLEAALPAAAGGRGARYVPLPTHPGSERDLALLVPFAVTAAELEATIRGAAGALLEGVAPFDLYEGKGLPEGTRSLAWRLRYRAPDRTLTDKEVDASVERVLKALEERHGVRRR